From the genome of Sphingobacterium kitahiroshimense, one region includes:
- a CDS encoding efflux RND transporter permease subunit, giving the protein MLKKIIDRPVMATVISVVLLILGAIGLLRLPVTRFPDISPPTVMVSGSYPGGNSEAVIRSVVTPLEEQINGVENMQYIKSTASNDGSFSISVIFKQGVNPDQAAVNVQNRVQQATPILPQEVIRMGLTTSKQQNSMIMIFNVFTDNNEKYDELFLQNYVNINVIPQIKRVPGVGQAQVFGQKDYSMRVWLNPQKMASYGLEPADVSNAIGMQSLEVAPGKLGEESNAALEYVMRYKGKKSEPHEYENIVVKRNGELLVRLKDVARIEFGSLSYSGNTSMDGKRSVTVAILQTTGSNANDIEIGVRDVLKSASKDFPPGIDYTGLMSTKERLDEATGQVKSTLIEAFILVFIVVFLFLQDFRSTIIPAIAVPVAIIGTFFFLLVFGFTINVLTLFALVLAIGIVVDDAIVVVEAVHSKMEGTNMTGKEATHSAMGEITGAVISITLVMSAVFIPIGFMTGSAGIFYKQFAYTLAIAIIISAVNALTLTPALCALLLKNNHAEGHHQDGNKKKGFGRRFFVAFNAGFDNLTGKYIKGLKFLIARKWLGAGLVILITAVAGWLMMSTPKSFVPMEDDSFIIYSLNMPPGTALDRTTAAAARVDDILKKTQAVKNSTTITGFNILSSSASPAYAMGFIKLKDKKDRGEVKDIDQVLGNLTAEFAGIKEATVMAFRSPPVEGYGVTSGAEIVLQDKTGKSPEKLKAMSDEVIGQIMQQPGVQFAYTTFRTDYPQLELEVDEDKAQQMGVEIGRMMNVIQTYFAGDQSLNFTRFGKFYRVNVKADGMFRVDEEAFNEIFVRNDQNQMVPVKSMVTLHKVYGPEALNRYNLFNSLTISVVPLPGASNGDIMDNLEKNVLSKLPSDYGYEWTGLSLEEKSAGNQTIIILSLCLMFVYFLLAAQYESYLLPFAVLLSIPTGIIGAFASIKAIGLDNNIYVQVGLIMLVGLLAKNAILIIEFAVQRRAAGYSIVESAIDGAKSRLRPIIMTSLAFIVGMVPLMFATGGSAMGNRSISTGAAVGMLSGVVLGIFVIPILYILFQYLQEKISGKNKNQKIQSVE; this is encoded by the coding sequence ATGTTAAAAAAGATTATAGATAGACCAGTAATGGCCACCGTTATTTCGGTTGTGCTATTAATATTGGGAGCTATAGGGCTCCTCAGGCTCCCTGTAACGAGATTTCCTGATATTTCACCGCCTACCGTAATGGTTTCGGGAAGTTATCCGGGAGGAAATAGTGAGGCAGTTATTCGATCGGTGGTTACACCATTAGAAGAGCAGATAAACGGTGTGGAAAATATGCAGTATATTAAATCTACTGCAAGTAATGATGGTTCATTTTCCATTTCAGTCATATTCAAACAAGGAGTGAATCCTGATCAGGCAGCTGTAAATGTGCAGAATCGAGTACAACAAGCCACACCTATTCTTCCACAGGAAGTTATTCGAATGGGATTGACCACCTCGAAGCAACAGAATAGTATGATCATGATTTTCAACGTTTTTACCGATAATAATGAAAAATATGATGAACTATTCCTACAGAACTATGTAAATATCAATGTTATTCCACAGATAAAACGTGTACCAGGAGTAGGTCAGGCACAGGTTTTTGGTCAAAAAGACTATTCTATGCGCGTGTGGTTAAATCCACAGAAAATGGCTTCTTATGGTTTGGAGCCAGCCGATGTTAGTAATGCGATTGGTATGCAAAGTTTAGAAGTCGCACCAGGTAAGTTGGGAGAAGAATCCAATGCTGCTCTAGAATATGTAATGCGGTATAAAGGGAAAAAGAGTGAACCACATGAGTATGAGAATATTGTTGTGAAACGTAATGGTGAGCTCTTGGTACGATTGAAAGACGTAGCCCGTATTGAATTTGGATCACTTAGCTACAGTGGTAACACAAGTATGGATGGGAAAAGATCTGTAACTGTAGCTATTTTGCAAACTACTGGATCCAATGCCAATGACATTGAAATTGGCGTACGTGATGTTTTGAAAAGTGCTTCGAAAGACTTTCCTCCTGGAATAGACTACACGGGATTAATGAGTACAAAAGAACGTCTAGATGAGGCCACGGGACAAGTTAAATCTACTTTGATAGAGGCATTTATACTAGTTTTTATTGTTGTCTTTTTATTCTTACAAGATTTTAGATCGACAATTATTCCGGCAATAGCTGTACCTGTAGCGATTATAGGAACATTTTTCTTCTTGCTTGTTTTTGGATTTACCATTAATGTTTTGACGCTATTTGCATTGGTATTGGCCATTGGTATTGTAGTGGATGATGCTATTGTAGTCGTCGAAGCCGTCCATAGTAAAATGGAAGGTACCAATATGACAGGTAAGGAAGCAACACACAGTGCGATGGGTGAGATCACAGGTGCCGTTATCTCGATTACATTAGTGATGTCGGCTGTATTTATACCGATTGGGTTTATGACAGGTTCCGCAGGTATTTTTTACAAACAGTTTGCATACACGCTAGCTATTGCCATTATTATTTCAGCAGTTAACGCACTTACGCTTACTCCTGCCCTATGTGCCTTATTATTGAAAAATAATCATGCCGAAGGTCATCATCAAGATGGAAATAAGAAAAAAGGTTTTGGAAGACGTTTTTTTGTAGCTTTCAATGCAGGGTTTGATAATCTGACAGGTAAGTATATTAAGGGGTTAAAATTTTTAATTGCTAGAAAATGGCTTGGAGCAGGTTTAGTGATTTTAATTACTGCTGTTGCAGGTTGGTTAATGATGAGTACTCCTAAAAGTTTTGTTCCAATGGAAGATGATTCTTTTATTATCTATAGTTTAAATATGCCTCCAGGTACAGCTTTAGATCGAACAACTGCCGCAGCGGCACGTGTAGATGATATATTGAAGAAGACACAAGCTGTAAAAAATAGTACCACTATTACTGGCTTTAATATTTTATCAAGTAGCGCAAGTCCAGCTTATGCTATGGGTTTCATTAAGCTGAAAGATAAGAAAGATCGTGGCGAGGTTAAAGATATAGACCAGGTTTTAGGAAACTTGACCGCTGAGTTTGCAGGAATTAAGGAAGCAACGGTGATGGCATTTAGAAGCCCTCCGGTAGAAGGTTATGGTGTAACAAGTGGTGCAGAAATTGTGTTACAAGATAAAACAGGTAAATCTCCGGAAAAACTAAAAGCAATGTCCGATGAGGTTATTGGACAAATTATGCAGCAACCAGGTGTTCAGTTTGCCTACACAACATTCCGCACAGATTATCCACAACTTGAATTGGAAGTAGATGAGGATAAAGCGCAGCAAATGGGGGTTGAAATCGGTCGTATGATGAATGTTATACAGACGTATTTCGCTGGAGATCAGTCGTTGAACTTTACCCGTTTTGGTAAATTTTATCGTGTAAATGTTAAGGCAGATGGCATGTTTAGAGTTGATGAGGAAGCATTCAATGAAATATTTGTTCGTAATGATCAAAACCAAATGGTTCCTGTAAAATCTATGGTTACTCTTCATAAAGTATATGGTCCAGAAGCACTAAATCGATACAATTTATTTAATTCACTTACCATAAGTGTAGTACCACTCCCTGGTGCAAGTAATGGTGACATTATGGACAATCTGGAAAAAAATGTACTGAGCAAATTACCGTCTGATTATGGATATGAATGGACAGGACTTAGTTTAGAGGAAAAATCTGCAGGAAACCAAACGATCATTATTTTATCATTGTGTTTAATGTTTGTTTACTTCCTACTTGCAGCGCAGTATGAAAGTTATCTTCTACCGTTTGCAGTTCTTCTTTCTATACCGACAGGTATTATCGGCGCATTTGCATCGATTAAAGCAATTGGATTGGACAATAATATATATGTGCAGGTAGGGTTAATTATGCTTGTAGGATTACTTGCTAAAAATGCGATTCTAATTATTGAATTTGCTGTTCAACGAAGAGCTGCGGGTTATTCAATCGTAGAGTCTGCTATTGATGGTGCAAAATCAAGATTACGTCCCATTATCATGACTTCGTTAGCTTTTATAGTAGGTATGGTTCCATTGATGTTTGCCACAGGAGGATCTGCTATGGGAAATAGGTCAATCAGTACTGGAGCAGCAGTAGGTATGTTATCTGGTGTTGTATTAGGAATATTTGTTATTCCAATATTATACATTCTTT